GCCTCTGCCCGTGCCGGGCGGCGGCAAGGAGCCGAAACATTTTGCCGTAGCGTCGCTCATGCCTGCCGGATTATAGTGGCGCCATGATTCATCACCTGCTCCGCCATGATACGCCGGCCCGTGGCGCTTGGCGATGCCTTTTGCTCAGCCTGGCCCTCCTGGGCTTCCCCCCAGTGGGCGCCTCGCAGGCGGCCCCTCCGCCGTGGACGCCGCTTTTCAATGGGCGCGACCTTGCCGGGTGGGTCATCAAAGCCAAACCCGCCGACCGCGAGCAAAACTTCTGGCGCGTGGAAAATGGCGAGTTGGTGGCCGATACCTTGACCAACAAACAACACGATTATGTGTGGTTGATGACGGAAAAGGAGTACGGTGATTTTGACCTGCAATTGAAGTTTCAGGCCTTTACCAACAGTCCCGGCAACAGCGGCGTGCAACTTCGCAGCCGGTATGATGATGCTGCCTTCTGGCTCGACGGCCCGCAGATTGACATTAACCCTCCCGGCCCGTGGCGCACGGGCATGATGTGGGATGAGACCCGCGGCAACACCCGTTGGATTTACCCCAATTTGCCCGCCGGCCAGTGGGTTCAAACCAACATGGCGCCGGCCGGACTCCGGTTTTATTACAGCCACGACACCCCCGCCTGGAACACCCTCGAAATATCCGCCCGCGGCACGCGCATCCGGGCTTTTTTGAATGGGGTCCAGATTACGGATTTGGACGGCGCCGGCCTGTTGGATGACGCGCTGCATCGCCAGCGGCGGGTGGGGCTGCGCGGCCATCTAGCCTTGCAAATTCACACCGGCGATTTGTTGTACATCCGCTTCAAGGACCTCTTCATCCGCGAATGGTAAGGATGCCGGGTGGGGGGGCCGCTGGCGAGGACAATCCGGCCGAGACGTCCGGGCGCAGCGCCGCTGGGGCGGCCAACCTCCCTCCTTTCCTGGAGCAGGCTGGCCCGGCAAGCCAGCATGGAAAAGGGCTTTCCCGCCGCTGCCAAATCCGCTATTAACCAGCCATGACTCGGCCCCGCATGGAACGTTTCTCGCGTCCGCCCCTGGAGCGAATGATGGCGATTCATCAAATGCTGGTGGAAAAACAATATCCCAATGCGCACACCGTGGCCCGCCAGTTTGAGGTCAACCCGCGCACCATCAAGCGGGACATTGAGTTCATGCGGGACCGGCTCGAATTACCCATTGAGTATGACGCCACCCGGCGCGGCCACTATTACAGCCGGCCCGTGAAACAATTTCCCGCGGTGCTGTTGAATGAGCGGGAGTTGTTTGCGCTGCTGGTGGCGCAAAAAGTGGTTTCCGCGTACCAGGGCACGAAGTTTGCCGCCCCGCTGCAGACGGCGCTGCATCGCCTGGCCAGCCATTTGGATGATCGCAATCCGGTGAGTTTGGGCCATTTGAACGAGGCGCTTTCGATTCGGCCCCTGGGTCCGGAGGACACCGATGTGGAGCTGTTCGGAGTATTGAGCGAGGCCCTGTTCCAGAAGCGGATGGTCAGTTTTCTTTATCGGCGGCTGGGCGAGCGCGCCTGGATGCGCCGGCAGGTGTGCCCTTATCACCTGGCCTACATTGACCATCATTGGTACCTGATTGGGCTGGATTTGCAACGCAAGGCCCTGCGCACTTTTGTTCTCTCGCGCATGAAAGAGGTCCACCTGCTCAAGCGCACCTTTTCCAGACCCGAAAATTTCAAGGCCGACGAATACCTCAAAGACAGTTTTCTGGTGTTCAAAGGCGAGGATGACTACGAGGTGGTCATCGAATTTGATGCGTGGGCCACGGATTTGCTGCGCGGGCGCCGCTGGAATCCCCGTCACGAATGGCTCGAGCTGCCCGGCGGCGGCTCGCGGCTGCGGCTCCGGTTGAACAACATCGAGGAAATCCTGGGATGGGTGTTGAGCTGGGGGGCGCATGCCATGGTGGTACGCCCCAAACGCCTGGCCAGCCGCGTGCGCGCCGCCGCCCAAGCCATGCTGAACCGCTACCCCAACACCGAAACCGAGGCGGATTAAGGCCGGCAAGCGTGGCATTGGAGGCGTAGGGAGGGTGCGGAAGTAATCCGTGTCCGCGCAGGATGGGACAGCCTTTTATCCCGGCGATTGCCAGCAATATTCCGAGTTAATCTCCATTTTTGGGGCCTTGTGCGCAGTTCAAAAAAATCCATTTATGCTGCTTGACCAGAACATAAAAGTGTCTCATAGTGAAGAAGTTAGGCTAGTTAGTGACCGTTCGCATCCAACCCTGAAGGACATGTTATGACAAAGCGTGACCTGGTAATTCGGATTAGCGAGGACACCGGCCTGAAGCAGCAGGACGTGATGCAAGCCGTCCAGCGCGCGTTGGACGTCATCACCGAGGCCTTAGGCAAGGGAGACAAGGTTGAGCTCCGCAACTTCGGGGTGTTCGAGGTGAAGAAACGCAAGGCGCGCGTGGGGCGCAATCCCAATACGCCCCACGTGAATGTGCCCATCCCGCCCCGTTTTGTCGTGCGCTTCAAGCCCGGCAAGGAGATGCGGGACCTGGTGTTGCAGTTGAAGGAGTTGCCCACCTCGCCCAGCCCGGAAACCGCCACCGACCAGCCTTCGTAATCTGATTTTGCCCAGCTTGAGAGCGGTGCGGCGCCCCGTGCTGCGGGGATTTTTTTGATTTGCTTCCCTGCGGGTTCTTTAGGTTTGATGCCGCTTTGCGCTATGTCCAAAGCGTTTGAACGATTGCCAGGTTTTCGGGATTTTTATCCGGAACCGTTGCCGCATCCGGAGGTGGCCAGCGCCGACCTTCGGCGCCACATCTTTGACACGTGGCGCGAGGTGGCCCGCCGTTATGGTTTTCGCGAATATGACGGCCCGCCGCTGGAGCCGCTGGAATTGTACACCGCCAAAAGCGGCGCCGAAATTGTGGGGCAGTTGTATCATTTCGTGGACAAGGGCGGGCGCGAGGTGGCGTTGCGCCCCGAAATGACCCCCACTCTGGCCCGGCTGGTGGCCGCGCATCACCGCGCCTACAAAAAACCCATCAAGTGGTACACCATCCCCCAGCTCTTCCGCTACGAGCGCCAGCAAAAAGGCCGCCTGCGCGAGCATTTCCAGTTCAACGCGGACCTGATTGGCGAAGCGGATCCCGCCGCGGACGCCGAGCTGATTGCGCTGCTCATTGACACGCTGCGGGCGTTGGGGCTGACGGCGCAGGATTTTGTCATCCGCCTCTCCAGCCGCAATGCCTGGCGGGATTTCTACGCCCGCGGCGGCGGCGCGCCGGAGCGGGAGTATGATTTTTTTCAGACCATTGACAAACTCGAGCGCGAAACACCGGAGGTCAGCGCCGGCAAACTTCAAGCCCTCGGGTTTTCCCTGGAACAAGTGCGGGAATTCATCCAGCGCGGCGAACCCAGCCCCGAGCTGCAGGGGATTTTGGACAATCTGCGCGCGCGGGACATGGGTGATTTTGTGAAGGTGGATTACGCGGTCATCCGCGGTCTGGCCTATTACACCGGCCCCGTCTTTGAAGCCTTTGACCGCCAGGGCGAGTTTCGCGCCATTGCCGGCGGCGGGCGGTATGACAATCTCATCCACCTCATTAGCGGGGGGAAGGTGGATTTGCCGGCGCTGGGTTTCGGCATGGGCGATGTGGTGCTGGGCGAGCTGCTCAAGGCGCGCCAACTGGCCCCGGCCTTGCGCGCCCAGGTGGAGGTGCTGTGTGTGGTGGAGGACGAAACGCTCCGCCCGGCCACGCTGCGGCTGGTCCAGCAACTGCGCCAGGCCGGCAAGGCGGTGGAATACTCGCTCACCCCGGCCAAGGCCGACAAGCAGCTCAAACGCGCCCTGGAGCTGGGCGCGGCCCTGGTGGTGACGCTGCGCCGCGGAGAGGGTGGAGCCTTGCTGGCCCACTGGAAAAATCTGGCCACGCGCGCCGAGCAAGTCCTTCCCCCGGACCAGTGGCCGTGGCCGTGAGCGCCGGGCCGGCGCGACCGCCCGCTGGCCTGCCGCGGCCAGGACTCCCTGGCGAAGCGGTTTTTCGCGGTAACGGGCCGCCGCAAACCCATTCGACTTTTTCGCCTTCATGCCCTAGTTTGGGGGCCATGAAGATTTTGTTTGTCGGCGATATTGTGGGGCAGCCCGGCCGCCGCGCCGTGCGGACGCTGGTACCCCGGCTGCGCCTGCGCCACGCCGTGGATTTTGTCATCGCCAACGGTGAAAACGCCGCCGGCGGCAGCGGCATCACTCCCGCCGTGGCGGAGGAAATCTTTGAAAGCGGCGTGGACGTCATCACCTCCGGCGATCATTTGTGGGATCAAAAGGAAGTCCTGGCCCTGCTGGACAAGGAGCCGCGTTTTTTGCGCCCCGCCAATTATCCGGCGGAGGTGCCGGGACGGGGCTGGGGGGTGTTTGAAAAAAGCGGATTGCCGCCCGTCGCCGTGCTGAATTTGCAGGGGCGCACCTTCATGCCCGCCCATGAAAATCCCTTCCGTCTGGCCCAGCAGGAAGCGCTGAATCTGCGCAGCCGGGCGCGGGTGGTCATCGTGGATTTTCATGCCGAGGCCACCTCGGAAAAAATTGCGCTGGGCCGGATGCTGGATGGGATGGTGACGGCGGTGCTGGGGACGCACACCCATGTGCCCACCGCCGATGAGCAAATATTCCCCGGCGGCACGGCCTTCATCAGCGACGTGGGGTTCACCGGCCCGCAGGACAGCGTGCTGGGACGCGAGATTGAACCCATCATCCGCCGGTTTCTCACCGGCATGCCGCAACGCTTTGAGGTGGCCAAAGGCCGCACCGCGCTGCATGGCGCGCTGCTGGAAGTGGACGCGGCCACCGGCCGGGCCACGGCCATCAGCCGCGTGATGGAGCCGCTGCCGGTGGAGCCGAGCGCCTGAAGGATATGCCGCGCAAAGCCCAAAGCCAGTGGGATTTTGGCGAGCTGTTCGGCCCGCAACAAACCCGCCAGGTATGGACGGTGACCGAAGTCACGCAGCGCGTCAAAAAACTGCTCGAGCAACAATTTCCCTCCCTCTGGGTCAAGGGCGAAGTCAGCAACCTGCGCAGCCAACCCTCCGGCCACATTTACTTCACCTTGAAAGACGCCGGCGCGCAACTGGCCTGCGTGCTCTTCCGCGGCGAGCCGGGCATCCGGCGGGAGCTGCTGGCGGATGGGCAGCAGGTCTTGCTGCGCGGGGAAATCACCGTCTATGAAGCTCGCGGCCAGTACCAACTGCTGGTGCGCGAAGTCGAGCCGCTGGGACTGGGGGCCTTGCAGGCCGCCTTCGAGCGGCTCAAACAAAAATTGCAGGCCGAAGGCTTGTTTGACCCGGCGCGCAAGCGGCCGCTGCCGCGCTTCATTTATCGTGTCGGGGTGGTGACCTCGCCCGCGGCGGCCGCCTGGAAGGATGTGTTGAGCGTCTGGCGGCGGCGGTTTGCCGGCATGGACCTTATCCTGGCGCCGTGCCGCGTGCAGGGTGACGGCGCCGCGGCGGAAATTGCCGCGGCCATTGCGCGGTTAAATCAATGGCATGTTGCGCAGCCCCCGGGCGGCGGCCTGCACGCCCTGCTGGTGACGCGCGGCGGCGGGAGCCTGGAAGATTTGTGGGCGTTCAATGAAGAGGTGGTGGCGCGCGCCATTTTCCATTCCACTGTGCCGGTGGTTTCGGCGGTGGGCCATGAAATTGATTTCACCATCAGCGATTTTGTGGCCGATGTGCGCGCCCCCACCCCCAGCGCCGCCGCCGAGCTGCTCAGCGAGGGGATGTTTCAGGCGAAGCAATTGGCGCCCGCTTACGCCGACGTTTTGCGGCGGACGGTGGCCAAAAAATGGGAGCAGAAACAAGAGGCGCTGCAACAGCGCGAGCGGCGCCTGGCCCGGTGTCATCCGCGCCGCCGCCTCGAGCTGTGGAGCCAGCGGCTGGATGACTGGGTGGAGCGTTTGCAGCGGCAACCGCGCCGACGCTGGCAAAACCAGCAGCTCCTGCTCGCCCGTCTGTCCGGGCAGGTGCAGCGCCTGCGGCCCACGCGCTGGCTCCAATTGCGCGCCGAGCGCATCCTGGCCTTGTGCCAGCGTTTGCAGCAGGGCGCGCGGCTGAAGGTACAGCAGCGGCAGGCGCGCTTTCACCATTTGATGGAACAACTACGCCTGCTTTCCCCTCAGCACACCCTGGAACGTGGTTATTCCATCACCCAGGACGCCGCCACTGGCCGCATCTTGCGCCAGGCTGAGGAAACAGCGCCGGGCCAGGTGGTCATCACGCGCCTGGCGCATGGGCAATTGACCAGCCGCGTGGAAGACACCCGGCCCGAAACCTCCGCATAGGTTCCCCTTGCGATACCGTTGTTCTGACCCTTTTCCGTGGAGCGCAGCGGGGAGCGGTCCGGCGCGGAGCAGCGCTAGGCCGCCAGAGGACACTTGAGGCGCACACAAGTGCCGCCCCCCGGGCGCGGCAGAAACTCCGCACTGCCCTGCGCTTCCGCCATGCGTTTCTGCATGTTTTTCAAGCCGTTGCGCGTGGAGTTTTTGAGGCGCTCCGGGTCCAAACCACGCCCATCGTCCTCCAATTCGATGACCAGATGTTTGCCGCCGGCCACCTGGATGCGCAACCACACCTGTCTGGCCTGGGCATGCCGCACAACATTGGTTACTGCTTCCTTGACCGTCATATAGACATGATGCCGCACTTCAGGGGCAATGGCGGCGGCCGGAAAGGTCGAGGGCACTTCGAGCCGGCAGGGGATGCCCGCCACGGTAAGGTAATCGTGCACGTACTTGCACAAATAATTGGCCAGACCTTCGAGCGTGTCATTGGCGGGGTTGACCGTCCACACAATCTCATCGAGGCCGCGGGTGGTTTCGCGCGCGGTGTGCGCGATTTGTCGGGCGTGCTCAGCCACATCCTCCGGGTGATTTTTGTCGGCTTCCGCCATTTCGCTGAGCAAGGCGATTTGGGTGAGGTTGGCGCCCAGTTGATCATGCAGATCGCGGGCGATGCGCGCCCGTTCTTTTTCCAGCGCTTGCTGCTGGCGCATCCGTTCAAGCTGGCGGCGCAGCCGGCGCGTGGAGAAATGGCGAATGGTGAGGACCAGCGCACCCCCCAGGGTCACACTGGCGGCCGACAGAAACCAGGTGGTGCGCCACCACGGCGGCGGGGCCACGATGACGAGGGCCGCGCCCGTGGGATTCCAGACGCCGTCCTCATTGCACGCGGTCACCACAAACCGGTATTGGCCGGGCGGCAGAGCGGCATAGCGCGCGATGCGGCTGTCGCCGGCTTCCACCATTTCCTGCTCGTGCCCCTCCAGTTGGTAGCGAAACCGCGCCCGTTCCGGCGCGCCCAGATTGAGGCTGGCGTAATGGATTTCGAGGCGGCTTTGCGCGCGGGGCGGCAAACGCAGCGGCTGCCCGGGTGGCGGCAGCGCGGCGGTCTGGCCGTCCACCAGCAATTTCTCGATGCGCACGGGCGGCGGGTTGGTGTTGGGCAGCAATTGCGCGGGATTCACCACTGCCAGGCCGCGGGTGGTGGGAAACCACAAGCGGCCGTCGGGAGTCTGGCAGGCGGCGGGTTGGGAGCCGCTGGTGCATTCGCGGCTGGGCAGGCCGTCGGCCTTGCCGTACGTGCGGCAGGGCACGACCTTGAGCCGCCCGGCCGCCAGCTCGTCCAGGTCGCGTTTGGCAATTCGCATCAGCCCCACGCTGGAGCCAATCCAGAAAAATCCCTGGGCGTCCTCCACCAGATAGGCCAGGGCGTTGCCGGCCAGTCCCTCGCGCACGGTGTACCGAGTCCATTGACGTCCATCCCAGCGGGCCAGACCGCTGCTGACCGTGCCCACCCACAGGACCTGGTTGGTATCGCCATGCAGGAAGGCTATTTCGTCAGACGGCAAACCGCCTGCGGATTTGCGCACCGCAGACCACTGGCCGCCGCGCCACACATTCAGCCCGCCGCCATAGGTGCCGGCATAGAGGGTGCCCCGGGAGTCCTCGGCCAACGCGGTAATGATGGCGGAGGAGAGGCCGTCATTGGTTTGATACCGCCGCGCGGCCTGACCGTTCCACGACACCAACGCGCCTTGGCCGCCAATCCAGAGGCGGCGCTGACGGTCCTCCAGCAAGGCGGTCACCACAACCGGGATTTCCGCTGGCAGGGGGGCGGGGATGAAGTGATTCGTTTGCCATAACAGCAGGCCGCCGCCATAGGTGCCTGCCCATACGCGGCCCTGGGAGTCGCGCAACACAGACCACACCTGCATGCGCGTCAGCCCCTCCTGGCGGCCGTAGAACCGGGCGCCTTGGGGCGTGCCATGCAACAGCCCTGCGCCGTTGAAGCCCACCCACAGCCCATCAGCGCCGTCGTGGCAGACGGTTTGCACCGGCCAGGCGCCGGCGCCTTCCAGCGTGCTGAACACCTGCGGCCGCACCCGCGCCAGCCCGCCGCCGTCGGTGCCCACCCACAAGTTGTTTTCGTGGTCCACACACACGGCTAGCACGGCTTCGTTGACCAGACCCTCCTGGCGCTTCAGCCACGCCACGGAGCCATCAGCGCGATACCAGAAAACGCCCAGCCCCAGCGTGCCCACCACCAGATGCCCCAGGCGGTCTTCGGCCGCCGAAGTGACCGGCGCGGAGCGCCACGGGTAAGGGCCCAGCTCGCGCTCCGGCCGGCCGCCGCGCCAGCGGGTCACGCGGCCGTCGGCCAGCCGCCAAAAGCCACCGTGGCGGCTGGGCAGCAGAAAATCCAGCCGTTGCACGCGCCATTCACCCTCCAGGCGCGGCTCGAGCGTGCCGCCGCCGGGAGGCAGACCGAGCCGGGCCATTCGCGAACCCGCCCCCACCCACACGGCGCCATTGGTTTCGGCGGCCAGAAAGCGCGGCACATCTTCGCGGCCCCACTCAAAAAGGAAAGGGGTGAGCACGTTGTTCTGCCAGCGCCACAACTCGCCCGTGCGGGTGTAAAACCAGGCCGCCCCCTGCGCATCCCTGCCCGCGCCCACCAGCCGCCGCTCCGGCGCGGTGCGGCCGACGGGGATGGGGGTAAAACGGCCCTCGCGCCATTGCACGATGGCGCCGGATTCCAGGCCAATCCAGAGGCCGCCGGCCGGGTCGCTGCGCAAAAACACGATGCGGCCGCCCTCCAGCTCCGGGGTGTTGCTGCCGTCAAACACTGTGAAGGCCAGGCCGTCAAAACGCGCCAGGCCGTTGAGCGTGCCCACCCACAAATAACCGTCTTCGGTGGTGGCCAGGCTGGTGACGGTGTTGTGCGGAAGGCCGTCATCCGTTTCCCATGCCCGGACAGCAAAGGGGAGCGGCGCAGCCCCTGCAGGAGAGCAGCCCCAACCCAAGCCCAGGAGCACACAAAGCCAGGCGGCACGCAACCAGCCGGTGTTTGGCATGGAGCATTATGGGGGCAGGGGGGTGGAAGGTGTAAATGATAAAACCAATCCCGGCCACCCTTGCGGCGTCCTCCCCATGCCCATTCCCCGCTGGGAATTGGATGGAAAGGCACCTGCCCCCGACTATCTCAGTTTGTGTGACGTGATGGCTGGGTTATTTCCCGCTCACCCCGGTTGAAGACGAAGGGGCGCCGTGCCCCGCGGCTTTTCCTTTCGGCGCGGGCGGCGTGTCTCCCGGCAGAGCGGCGAGCGTCGTTTCCCAACCGCCGCCCAGCGCCTTGTACAAGGCCGCCAGCGCGGTGGCCAGCCGCGTGCGCGCCTGCGCGAGCTGGCTCTCGGCCGCCAGTTGCGTGCGTTGCGCGTCCAACACCGTCAAATAATCCGCCACTCCCGCCTGGTAGCGTTGCTCGGCCAGCGTGCGCGCCTCAATGGCCGCCCGGGCCGCCGCGGCCAGCCGCTGCTCGCGTTCGCGCGCCCGGCTTGCTTCCACCAGCGCGTTTTCCGTCTCTTCCAGCGCGGTGAGCACGGCTTTTTCGTAATTAGCCAGCTCCGCCTCCGCCCGCGCGCCGGCGGCTTGGATGCGGGCGCGCACCCGGCCCAAATCCAGCGCGGCCCAGGAGATGCGCGGCCCAAAGGAGTAGGCATCTGCGCCTGCTTCAGCCCAGCCGGAGAGCTGGTTGGCCTCCAGCGACACACTGCCCACCCAGGTGACGCGCGGGAATAAATCCGCCGTGGCCACGCCAATGCGCGCGGTGGCGGCGGCCAGCGTGCGCTCGGCCATGCGAATGTCCGGCCGCCGGCGCAGCAAGTCTGCCGGGTTGCCCACCGGCACCAGCTCTGGCACGGCGGGCAGCGCGCCGGGGAGGGACAGCTCGGCCTCGAGGGCCTCCGGCGTTTGCGCGGTCAGCACACTGAGCCGGTGAATGGCCCGCTTGATGGTGGTTTCCAGGGCCGGCAGCAGCGCCAGGGTGCTTTCGTACTGCGATTCGGCGCGCCGCACGTCGAGGTCCGTGCCGCGGCCGGCGGCCACCCGGGCGCGTATCAGCTCCAGCGATTCGCGTTGCACCTCGGCATTGCGCCGGGCCACATCGTATTCCTGCTGGGCGCCGCGCAATTCAAAGTAATTGCGGGCCACTTCCGCCATCACGGTCATCCCCACCCACTGGCGGTAGGCCTCGGCCCCCTGCACCTCGGCGGTGGCCGCTTCCACGCTGCGGCGGACGCGCCCGAAGAGGTCCATCTCCCAGGTGGCGTCAAAGCCGGCGTCGTACAGCTCATACTCGCGCAGGTTGCGCGGCAGGCCGCCCGCGGCATCCTTGCTGCGTGTACCGCGCACGTAGCCGCCGTCGGCGCGGACGGTGGGGTAAAGGTCAAAGGTGGTGTGCTGCCGCAGGGCGCGCGCCTCGCGCACGCGGGCGGTGGCGGCGCGCAAATCCAGATTGGTGGCCAGGGCCGTCTGCACCAGGCGCGTCAGGGTGGGGTCCTGAAATTGCCGCCACCATTCGGTTTGAATCGGTTCGGCGGGAAACGCCGCCTCAGCATGAGCATAGGCGGCCGGAGTGGCCGTTTTCGGCGTCTGGTAATTTGGCCCCACTGTGCAGCCGCTCAGACCCAGTGCCAGACCCAGTCCTGCCAGCAGCACCGCCATGCCATGGCCCGCCACCGGTGCCGCTGGCGCGTTTTTGAAGTCGCTGGCCTTGCTCTTTTCGCCCGTCCAGCGCCGGATGACCACATAAAACACAGGCGTCAGGAAAAGCCCGAAGAACGTCACCCCCAGCGTGCCCCAGAAGGTGGCGGTGCCAATGGCCTGTCGCAGCTCGGCGCCGGCGCCGTCGGCCAGCATGAGCGGCAGCACGCCAAAGGCAAACGCCAGCGAGGTCATCAGAATGGGCCGCAAGCGCAGCCGGCAAGCCTCGCGCGCCGCCTCGAAACGGGTCAGCCCCTTGTCCTGCAACTGGCGGGCAAACTCGACAATCAGAATGGCATTTTTGCAGGCCAGCCCAATCAGCGTCACCATGCCAATCTGAGTGAACAGGTTGTTCTCCAGTCCCCGCGCCCAGACGGCCAGAATGGCGAACAGCAGCGCCATGGGCGTGATGAGAATAATCGCCAGCGGGAGGGACCAGCTCTCGTATTGTGCCGCCAGCACCAGAAACACCATCAGCACGCACAACGGGAAAATGAGAATGGCCGAGCGTCCCGCCAGCAATTCCAGCAGGCTCAATTCCGTCCATTCAATGGCCATGCCCGGCGGCAGCAGTTGGGCCGCCAGCCGGTTGAGGACGTTGATGGCATCACCGGAGCTGACCCCCGGGCGGGTGGCGCCGCTCAAATCGGCGCTGGGAAACAGGTTGTAGTGATTGATGAGGATGGGGCCGGTGGTGTCCTTCACCGTGATGACGGTGCCCAGCGGCACCATCTGGCCGGCGGCGTTGCGCACGCGCAATTCGGTGGCGTCGGAGGGCCGTGCGCGGAAGGGCGCGTCCGCCTGCGCGCGCACCTGAAAGGGGCGGCCAAAAAGGGTGAAGTCATTGACGTACAAACCGCCCAGATACACCGAGAGCGCCTGCCAGATTTCCTGCAGCGGCACCTGCATCATTTTGGCTTTTTCGCGGTCCACCTCCAGCAACACCTGCGGCACCTGGGCGCGGTAGGTGGTCAGCACATTGGCCAGGCGCGGGTCCTGATTGGCCGCCGCCATGAGTTGAAACGCCGCAGCCTGCAAGGCTTGCGGACCCAGGTTGGCGCGGTCTTGAATCTGGAGCTTGAACCCGCCCACCGAGCCTAAACCGTCCACCGGCGGCAGGTTGAAGGCCGCCGCAAAACCTTCGTTGATGCCCGCCAGCTTGGGCCGGAGCTGCGCCAGGATTTTCTCCGCCGTCCATCCGGTTTTGCGGCGTTGTTCATAGGATTGCAGCCGCACAATCAGCGTGGACGCATTGGGCTGGCTGCCGAAGTTCAGGAAGGAAAAGCCGTCCAGTTTGATGACCGCTTCCACGCCCGGAGTCTGGCGCACGATTTGATGCAATTTTTCACTGACCACGGCCGTGCGCTCCTTGGACGCGCCGTCCGGCAGTTGCAGATAGCATATCAGGGTGCCCTTGTCCTGCTGCGGAATGAAGCCGCGCGGCGTGCTGATGAAGCCCACATAAGTCAGCGCCAGCAGGCCGCCGTACAGCATCAAGGCAATTACGCCGTGGCGGATGACCAGGCTCAA
This is a stretch of genomic DNA from Fontisphaera persica. It encodes these proteins:
- a CDS encoding multidrug efflux RND transporter permease subunit — translated: MKFSHFFIRRPIFASVLSIFITLVGLLALWRLPIASFPEITPPTIFVRAQYPGANAQTVADTVATPLEQEINGVENMLYLSSSCSADGSMSIQVTFKVGTDIDKAQVQVQNRVQSALPRLPEEVRRLGVDVRKRSPNMTMVVTLISPDGTFDDIFLSNYAYLQVKDVLARLPGVGDVFIFGTREYSMRIWLDPARLAARNLTAGDVIAAIREQNVEVAGGVFGQSPAPKGTPMQLVALVRGRLASEQEFEQIILRTDAEGRVLRLKDVARVELGARDYSLDSYLDGTPMVAMAVFQLPGSNTIETADAVRKAMAELSKRFPKGLEYRIPRDDSEYIRASIHEVFQTLLEAMVLVTLVVVLFLQTWRASLIPLIAVPVSLIGTFAVMSALGFSINNLTLFGLVLAIGIVVDDAIVVVENVERHIAEGKDPVTATRLAMDEISGAVVAIALVLSAVFVPTAFLPGIQGKFYQQFALTIAVSTLISAFNALTLSPALCALLLQPHGARTDRFSRLLDATLGWFFKGFNRLFENLRQRYLGGLSLVIRHGVIALMLYGGLLALTYVGFISTPRGFIPQQDKGTLICYLQLPDGASKERTAVVSEKLHQIVRQTPGVEAVIKLDGFSFLNFGSQPNASTLIVRLQSYEQRRKTGWTAEKILAQLRPKLAGINEGFAAAFNLPPVDGLGSVGGFKLQIQDRANLGPQALQAAAFQLMAAANQDPRLANVLTTYRAQVPQVLLEVDREKAKMMQVPLQEIWQALSVYLGGLYVNDFTLFGRPFQVRAQADAPFRARPSDATELRVRNAAGQMVPLGTVITVKDTTGPILINHYNLFPSADLSGATRPGVSSGDAINVLNRLAAQLLPPGMAIEWTELSLLELLAGRSAILIFPLCVLMVFLVLAAQYESWSLPLAIILITPMALLFAILAVWARGLENNLFTQIGMVTLIGLACKNAILIVEFARQLQDKGLTRFEAAREACRLRLRPILMTSLAFAFGVLPLMLADGAGAELRQAIGTATFWGTLGVTFFGLFLTPVFYVVIRRWTGEKSKASDFKNAPAAPVAGHGMAVLLAGLGLALGLSGCTVGPNYQTPKTATPAAYAHAEAAFPAEPIQTEWWRQFQDPTLTRLVQTALATNLDLRAATARVREARALRQHTTFDLYPTVRADGGYVRGTRSKDAAGGLPRNLREYELYDAGFDATWEMDLFGRVRRSVEAATAEVQGAEAYRQWVGMTVMAEVARNYFELRGAQQEYDVARRNAEVQRESLELIRARVAAGRGTDLDVRRAESQYESTLALLPALETTIKRAIHRLSVLTAQTPEALEAELSLPGALPAVPELVPVGNPADLLRRRPDIRMAERTLAAATARIGVATADLFPRVTWVGSVSLEANQLSGWAEAGADAYSFGPRISWAALDLGRVRARIQAAGARAEAELANYEKAVLTALEETENALVEASRAREREQRLAAAARAAIEARTLAEQRYQAGVADYLTVLDAQRTQLAAESQLAQARTRLATALAALYKALGGGWETTLAALPGDTPPAPKGKAAGHGAPSSSTGVSGK